One Alkaliphilus sp. B6464 genomic window carries:
- the radC gene encoding RadC family protein, protein MPESERPREKMLAYGCQSLSNAELLAIILSTGTRDKTAIDLASGILNMSNEGLRSLRDCTIEELKQIKGVGLAKASQIIAAVELGKRIALTTKGNNYKIKSPDDVSNLLMEEMRYLNKEIFNILLLNTKHDVIAIENISVGSLNSSIVHPREVFNRAIKRSSSAIILAHNHPSGDPKPSGEDINITKRLIEAGTIIGINVLDHIIIGDGIYFSMKEQELI, encoded by the coding sequence ATGCCTGAAAGTGAACGACCAAGGGAGAAGATGTTAGCCTATGGTTGTCAAAGTTTATCAAATGCAGAATTATTAGCAATTATTTTGTCTACAGGTACAAGGGATAAGACTGCAATTGATTTGGCAAGTGGAATACTAAATATGTCTAACGAAGGACTGAGGTCTCTTAGAGATTGTACTATTGAGGAGTTAAAGCAGATAAAAGGTGTTGGATTGGCAAAGGCATCTCAAATTATAGCCGCCGTGGAGCTCGGAAAGCGTATAGCTTTAACAACAAAGGGAAATAATTACAAGATAAAGAGCCCTGATGATGTAAGTAATTTATTAATGGAAGAGATGAGATATTTAAATAAGGAAATATTTAATATTTTATTATTGAATACTAAGCATGATGTAATCGCTATAGAGAACATCTCTGTAGGTAGTTTAAATTCTTCTATTGTTCATCCTAGAGAGGTTTTTAATAGAGCAATTAAGAGAAGTAGTTCTGCCATTATATTGGCACATAATCATCCAAGTGGAGATCCCAAACCTAGTGGTGAAGATATTAATATAACAAAAAGACTTATTGAAGCAGGCACTATTATCGGGATAAATGTATTAGATCATATAATTATTGGAGATGGAATTTACTTTAGTATGAAGGAGCAAGAATTGATATAA
- a CDS encoding rod shape-determining protein has translation MGMFKFFSRDMGIDLGTANTLVYVRGKGIVLNEPSVVAIQNDTKTVLSVGEDAKKMIGRTPGNIVAIRPMKDGVIADFDVTQSMLKYFIKKAYSKKTIIQPRVVVCVPSGVTEVEKRAVEEAALQAGAREAYLIEEPMAAAIGAGLPVEEPAGSMVVDIGGGTTEVAIISLGGIVTAKSIRVGGDELDESIVQYIKREYSLMIGERTAEEVKVTVGSAFPKSKEEKMLVRGRDLVSGLPKTLEITSSEIMDALKEPVGQIIEAIKYTLEKTPPELAADIMEMGIMLTGGGALLDGLDKLVRKETGMPVQIAEEPLDCVVMGTGKTIEEIDTLKRVLIAPKKLG, from the coding sequence ATGGGGATGTTTAAATTTTTCTCACGTGACATGGGAATTGACTTAGGAACAGCAAATACATTAGTTTATGTAAGAGGAAAGGGAATTGTACTTAATGAACCTTCAGTAGTAGCAATTCAAAATGATACTAAAACAGTTTTATCTGTAGGTGAAGATGCAAAAAAAATGATTGGTAGAACTCCAGGAAACATAGTGGCTATTAGACCTATGAAAGATGGAGTAATTGCAGATTTTGATGTAACACAAAGCATGTTAAAATATTTTATTAAAAAGGCTTATTCTAAAAAAACAATAATACAACCAAGAGTAGTTGTATGCGTTCCTTCAGGAGTTACTGAAGTAGAAAAGAGAGCTGTAGAAGAGGCTGCATTGCAAGCAGGCGCAAGAGAGGCTTATTTAATAGAAGAACCTATGGCAGCAGCTATAGGTGCCGGCTTACCTGTTGAAGAACCTGCTGGAAGCATGGTTGTAGATATTGGCGGAGGTACAACGGAGGTTGCAATTATTTCACTAGGAGGTATTGTAACAGCTAAATCTATTAGGGTTGGCGGAGATGAATTAGATGAATCAATTGTTCAATATATAAAAAGAGAATATAGTCTAATGATTGGTGAGAGAACTGCTGAAGAAGTAAAGGTAACCGTTGGATCCGCATTTCCTAAATCTAAGGAAGAAAAGATGCTAGTTAGAGGTAGAGATTTAGTTTCTGGATTGCCTAAAACCTTAGAGATAACATCAAGTGAAATAATGGATGCTTTAAAGGAGCCTGTAGGACAAATTATTGAAGCAATTAAATATACATTAGAGAAGACACCACCGGAACTTGCTGCTGATATTATGGAAATGGGTATTATGCTTACAGGCGGGGGAGCATTACTAGATGGATTAGATAAATTAGTACGAAAAGAGACTGGAATGCCTGTTCAGATTGCTGAAGAACCTTTAGATTGTGTAGTAATGGGTACTGGTAAAACAATAGAAGAAATCGATACTCTAAAGAGAGTTTTAATAGCACCGAAGAAATTAGGATAA
- the mreC gene encoding rod shape-determining protein MreC has translation MAKKRSKNGSAMIVAIVAIILIIISGITAKQRENITVVEKWIGNLITPVQSVINTGVSSLGENISSIARLTKLKTENEELKKEVEALEKEVLNLSMSKSELEELKGLKYALNYIEDTEKYDTITASIVGKSPGNWFNIFTIDVGENQGIKKDSIVLDSNGLVGRVYEVGGTWAKVISIIDNNSSVSFQIMRDSSLQGIVTGSITNEVTGYLFDPLADVIVGDKIVTSGLGIYPKGITIGEIVEIDKSGDHLLKTIKVEPSVNFKRITKVLVMGPREIDY, from the coding sequence GTGGCTAAAAAAAGGTCAAAAAATGGTTCAGCAATGATAGTGGCAATTGTCGCTATCATTCTCATTATAATATCGGGTATTACCGCTAAACAAAGAGAAAATATTACAGTGGTAGAAAAGTGGATTGGGAATTTAATTACTCCTGTTCAAAGTGTTATTAATACTGGAGTTAGTAGTTTGGGAGAGAATATTAGCTCAATAGCTAGACTAACTAAGCTTAAAACAGAAAACGAAGAACTAAAAAAAGAAGTAGAAGCACTAGAAAAAGAGGTTTTAAATTTATCAATGTCGAAAAGTGAACTTGAAGAGTTAAAAGGTTTAAAGTATGCATTGAACTATATTGAGGATACTGAAAAATACGATACTATTACTGCAAGTATAGTAGGAAAAAGTCCAGGTAATTGGTTTAATATATTTACAATTGACGTTGGAGAAAATCAAGGAATAAAAAAAGATAGTATAGTATTAGACTCTAATGGACTTGTTGGTAGAGTATATGAGGTTGGAGGTACTTGGGCAAAGGTTATTTCAATTATAGATAATAATAGTTCTGTTAGCTTTCAAATAATGAGAGATAGTAGTTTGCAAGGCATAGTTACTGGAAGTATTACTAATGAAGTAACGGGATATTTATTTGACCCTCTAGCAGATGTAATTGTAGGTGATAAAATAGTTACTTCAGGGCTTGGAATTTATCCAAAAGGAATTACAATAGGAGAAATTGTCGAAATAGACAAATCTGGCGATCATCTATTAAAAACAATTAAGGTAGAACCATCAGTAAACTTCAAGAGAATAACTAAGGTATTGGTAATGGGACCAAGAGAAATTGATTATTAA